Part of the Zingiber officinale cultivar Zhangliang chromosome 8A, Zo_v1.1, whole genome shotgun sequence genome, CGCCTTACGGTACGCGACACTGTTCTCCTTAATTCCCCAAACAACATAAGAAAAATTAGTCCTTTTGGATACGATTCATTAGGTTATCACTGGAGACGCGCTGAGGACCGAGTTCCCAGAGTTCGACATTTGTGTCGCTAACATACCTTACGGGATCTCGTCGCCTCTCATCGCGAAGCTTCTCTATGGATCGGGCAGGCAGTCGGGCTTCAGGAGCGCGGTGCTTCTCCTACAAAAGGAGTTCGCGAAGCGTCTTGTGGCCACTCCAGGTGACTCGGAGTTCAATCGCTTGGCTGCCAATGTTAGGCTGGTTGCCACTGTCGAGATGCTTATGAATGTGAACAAGAAAGACTTCGTGCCCTGCCCTAAGGTGGACTCCTCTCTGGTGCGAATCCAGCCGAGGAGTGATGTGCCCGAGGTTGATCTGGGCGAATGGTTGGGTTTCACTCGCACTTGCTTCACTAAGAAGAACAAAACTCTCGGTGCCATCTTCAAGCAAAAGAAGATGATAGCCGAGTTGTATAAGAAGTCAAAGTCCGAAACCAAACCGAGTAAGCTTTTGGTACATGAGGAAGAGGATTATGATGGCGATGGTGATAGCCATGATGAAAATGATGTTACTGATGATTTTCCTGAGCTGGATGTATCTGAAGCAGTTCagtttaaagagaagattaatgGAATATTGAAATCTGTGGGATATGAAGGGAAGAGGCCTTCCAAGTTATCCAATGCAGATTTTTTGCATCTTCTTCAGCTTTTCAATCAAGAGGGCATTCTGTTTCGATAGCTCCAATTAAGACTTAAATCTGTGTTTTGACTACAAGTTCAATTTGGTGActgtgttttcttttgttttcaatcACTGCACTAAAGGAACTAAGGAAGTTTGGTAGTTCCATCTTCAAGccaaaagaagaagtccaagtcTGAAGCTAGTAAAATTTTGGTTCACAAGGAAGAAAGCGACGATGGAGACACTGACAGTGATGATGGAATATGCTAACAATGCCCTTTTCGAGCAGGATGAATCTGAAGCAACTCACTTTAAAGATAAGATTGTTGGAATACTGAAGTTTGGGGGATATAAAGGGAAGAGACTTTCCAAGACAATGAAGAATTATCACAGCTTCTTCAGTTTTTCAATCAAGAGGGTTTTGTGTTTCAATAATTAGAGTTGAGATCAAAATAAGTGATTCTGAGAGGAGTTCAGCTTGATGATTTTGTTTTCCTTTATTGGCAATCACTGTGCTCGACGAAATAGGGAAGTCTGAAAGTATTTGATTGGCAAACCATGCATTTTGATTGCCTTTGGTTTGAGCATTTGCCATTTTGATATGAAGTACTATTCTTCATCTCCTCCCTCATTTGATCAAAGAAATaatcttcatttttgtttttgcACTTGCTTGTAAAAATATCATTGCTATTTGAGTTTGCATTATCCTGGATATTGGAGTTTGATAATTAATGACAATTCCAATTTAATTGTGGTCTGTTAACCATATTCTGCTGAAGGTGTATTCAACAGGTAGCAAAGAAGGATGCATCCACTCCTCTCCTAGCTAATGGTATTGAAGCAAAAGGTACAATTAATTAGTAATGTGATATCTTTTGCCCTTTTGACTTTATGGTTAAGTTAAATACTGCTTGCAATTTGTCTATATATGCTGTGTATTATATCTTTATGGTCTCTTTTGTATGACAAAGTAGCAAACAATGGTGTTCTTTAAGAGGTGTGCATGGTTTAGTTTATCAATTTGGTAATAaaaattgaaactaaactgaACAAATTCAGTTTGAAAAATTTAAGTTCTTTGATGTTACTGCCTTATTATTAGCTAAGAAAAGTAGTTGTGGATAAAAGAAAGCATCTATACATAAGATTAGCTTATCCAAAATTTGATTTAAGTGAGGGCTGGATGAAGATTTATATTTGCAATAGTTTATTTGTTTCCCATCTATATATCTCTCACAGGTCATAAATAGAGTCCCAAGGTATAAGGACAAGGATGCAAATAAAAAAATCGaaatatatttgtttttttttctatctatATCTATCATACAGATGAAAAAAAGGTTACAAATGAAAAATGAAGATggaaaaaaggaaatatatttgtATTTTATCCATTTATATCTCTCATGTAGATGGAAAAAGATTATGGGTCGCCATGGGGGTGATGCGGTGATAATGGATAAAATACTTAGAAGAACTAATAAaagatctaaaattcaaattttatatttttgaggTGAATaagttatattttgaatttatttgataGGTAAATGGGAAGACCATCAACCTTTAGGATTAATATCAGGTGAAGTTTagatatttaaattatataaaaaaaattatggataATGTCATGAATATAGTCTCAGTAGGAATgaatatttgattaaaattaaacctaatcaaattttttaaaaaatcaaataaattaaactgataaaatatcaattaatttgatcgaaaattagattaattgattttttttaaaacttaatttttaaaataaaatttaattttaatttttaaaaatagatctaaaaatttgatttattcttaaaatttaattaatttatctatttaatttaatcaataaaaaattaaaattaaaattaaattgaattaatcatattttaaaatttgatttgatttactcACTTCACGAGGACAAGATAATGGGAAATAAATACTTTTTAtttaaaagggaaaaagaagtATAAACGTAGTTGATaataaatcatattatatttttataaaagaaaatcaagcagaagaaaaaaaaataggacTGTgtcagaaaaaaataattttttattttattttttaattttaaagtagGAGTTAAGGGAAGTATTTTATTTTACCACTTCTTTAAAAAGTCCATAGGACCCGACCACTCACATGCTCCGCCGCAATGCCACGTCGTCGCGACTCGAGCAGTGGAGACTTGCTCGCCAAGTTCCCGCCACGGCGACCACCGATGACCGATTGATTCCCCTGTTCGGTTCCCAGCTTCGCTATtgccatttatttatttatttatttatttacttccaACACCAGAAGACGCGATTCTTACTTTGCAttgtctctctctctttctcatcGTCTTCGTATCTCCCATTTCGCGACGATCGATGGCTTCTCGACCCCCAAACCCTAGAACTCGTCCTCGCTCCTTCTCCTACTCCAGATCCTTCCTCGTCTTTTCTTCTACTGATTCTGATTCCTTTCGTCTGGTTGTTTCCTTTTGCAGGGAGACGGAAATGGCAGGAGGAACCCCTCGTTTCCAAGGAAGAAAGCAATGATGACTTGTACAcgccttcttcctccgattcCGAGTACAGCATTGACGAAGAAGAAGCGGAGTCCGATGAGAGCGAGGAGGGGGCGGTTCGAGAAACGCCGCCTGAAAACTCCCCTGCGCCGCCGCCCGATAAACCCCCTCGGCCAGCGAGCTCTGGGCGTAAGAAGGAAAGGGAATTTCCTTTGCTGTGGGAAAAGTGGGAGAAGGAGAACGATATTTGGATCGCTAataagttgaattcgggagatgaagtatctgcttttgagggaaatggaACGTCCGAGATAGTCGATCCTTCAcctgacatcaaactcccgctcatgaggttccagaaggaggggcttgctTGGGCTCTCAAGCAGGAGTGTTCTGTTTTTAGAGGGGGGATTCTTGCTGATGAAATGGGAATGGGGAAGACTATTCAAGCCATTTCCCTTGTCCTTACGGCTCGCTCCCTTGGTTCACAACACGCTTGGTCTGGCCTTGACTTGAACGTCCCTTGTTCATCCTCTGTTTTGCCGGACACCAAATGCACCCTTGTTATTTGTCCAGTAGTTGCAGTTATTCAGTGGGTGGGCGAGATTAATAAGCACACGGAAAAGGGGTCTGTTAAGGTTTTAGTCTATCATGGTGCTAATAGGGATAAAACAAAGTATGAGTTCGATGATTATGATTTTGTGATCACTACATACTCAACAATTGAGAGTGAATTTAGGAAGTATTTGATGCCTCCAAAGGAGATGTGCAAATATTGCCGTAAGAGGTTCTACCCTAAGAAGATGAGGACACACTTGAAGTATTTTTGTGGACCTTATGCCCGTAAGACAGAAAAGCAAGCTAGACAAGTGAGTAGAAAAAAAGATGGAAAGctaaagggaaagaaaaagacAGTCTATGAGACCAAGAAGCATGATGCGTCAGAAAAAAAGGTTCAGAGTTCAGACAAAAAAATTTTGGGCTCATCCCCAGGAAATTCAATCTTGCATTCTGTGAAATGGCAACGAATTATTCTTGATGAGGTGGATATTTATTTGCTTGTTTCTTTAAATAGTTTTTAGCTTGGGTTAGTTTGGTAAAAACTAAATTCTCTCTCATATA contains:
- the LOC122010443 gene encoding ribosomal RNA small subunit methyltransferase, mitochondrial-like, whose translation is MWRRELRRRLHFAACFPPLLPLQSHLHLNFRTKTARRCLDDDDDDDDRCDRRTARGGEPWDRSFRLDKGRGQHLLTSPRVLDSIARLACLRLSDTVLEIGPGTGNLTVRLLQSARRVVAVEIDPRMVESLLSRVSGLGLDDRLTVITGDALRTEFPEFDICVANIPYGISSPLIAKLLYGSGRQSGFRSAVLLLQKEFAKRLVATPGDSEFNRLAANVRLVATVEMLMNVNKKDFVPCPKVDSSLVRIQPRSDVPEVDLGEWLGFTRTCFTKKNKTLGAIFKQKKMIAELYKKSKSETKPSKLLVHEEEDYDGDGDSHDENDVTDDFPELDVSEAVQFKEKINGILKSVGYEGKRPSKLSNADFLHLLQLFNQEGILFR